The Ktedonobacterales bacterium genome has a segment encoding these proteins:
- a CDS encoding cytochrome c biogenesis protein CcdA has protein sequence MPITGQLSWEAALVAFVAGAASFLSPCVAPLIPGYITYLSGSGAAPEAEKGAYKQRPWYGRPALRVSLLFVAGFSVAFIALGFMAAWFGALLGAYRPALEAVTGIVMILMGAFLLGLLPPALMNVLYRERKLHLRGRWVGGAAPFGLGIVFAAGWTPCIGPVLGSILLYAGASASLALGGFLLAIYALGFAVPFLLIGVGWASGLNALGWTRKYGRAVSLVSGVALILVGLLFLSGQVYTFSIWAQRVMPPLFQ, from the coding sequence GTGCCTATCACTGGTCAACTGAGTTGGGAGGCTGCTCTGGTTGCGTTCGTTGCCGGGGCAGCTTCTTTTTTATCACCCTGTGTCGCTCCGCTGATTCCAGGATACATCACCTATCTGTCGGGGTCTGGCGCAGCGCCAGAAGCGGAGAAGGGGGCATATAAACAACGGCCCTGGTATGGTCGCCCGGCATTGCGCGTGAGCCTGTTGTTTGTGGCTGGCTTTTCTGTGGCGTTTATTGCGCTGGGATTTATGGCGGCGTGGTTTGGCGCGCTGCTCGGAGCCTATCGCCCGGCGCTGGAAGCCGTCACGGGGATTGTGATGATCCTGATGGGGGCGTTTTTACTTGGCCTGCTGCCTCCGGCGTTGATGAATGTGCTGTATCGGGAAAGAAAGCTGCATCTGCGCGGGCGGTGGGTAGGCGGGGCAGCGCCTTTTGGTCTGGGTATTGTTTTCGCGGCTGGCTGGACGCCATGTATTGGCCCGGTACTTGGCTCCATTTTGCTTTACGCTGGCGCTTCGGCCAGTCTGGCGCTTGGGGGCTTCTTGCTGGCGATCTATGCGCTGGGGTTCGCTGTGCCGTTTCTCTTGATTGGTGTTGGTTGGGCGAGTGGGCTGAACGCGCTGGGCTGGACACGCAAGTATGGGCGGGCGGTGTCGCTGGTCAGCGGGGTCGCGCTGATTCTGGTGGGACTCCTCTTTCTCTCAGGCCAGGTATATACCTTTTCTATCTGGGCGCAGCGGGTGATGCCGCCGTTGTTTCAATAA
- a CDS encoding TlpA disulfide reductase family protein yields MLDEPAQTQSQSAKPPQKKRRAIITLVFFTALNIVLVGVLWSRLATAQHIISGAATIPLVGHPAPDFTLTNWNDPSGQTIQLSGLKGKPVIVNFWASWCPPCNQETPEFQAAWQQYQAAGVVFIGVDYQDQQQAARQFLQKYHVTYPNGPDASGTISVDFGVSNVPATVFIDRSGVVVRQHLGPVDAKTLDAEIQQLLK; encoded by the coding sequence ATGCTTGATGAACCAGCACAGACACAGAGCCAGTCGGCAAAGCCGCCACAGAAGAAGCGACGGGCGATTATCACTCTGGTCTTTTTCACTGCCCTGAATATCGTGCTGGTGGGTGTCCTCTGGTCGCGCCTGGCTACCGCGCAGCATATTATCAGCGGAGCAGCGACCATTCCGCTCGTTGGGCATCCCGCGCCTGACTTTACCCTTACCAACTGGAATGACCCGTCGGGGCAGACGATCCAGCTTTCGGGGCTGAAAGGCAAGCCGGTGATCGTCAATTTCTGGGCGTCGTGGTGTCCTCCCTGCAACCAGGAGACGCCTGAGTTTCAGGCGGCCTGGCAGCAGTATCAGGCGGCTGGTGTGGTCTTCATTGGGGTTGATTATCAAGATCAGCAGCAAGCGGCCCGGCAGTTTTTGCAGAAGTATCACGTCACTTACCCCAACGGCCCGGATGCTTCCGGCACGATCAGCGTTGACTTTGGGGTGAGCAACGTTCCGGCAACTGTGTTTATTGATCGCTCAGGTGTCGTCGTGCGCCAGCATCTTGGCCCGGTTGACGCCAAAACGCTGGATGCTGAAATACAACAACTGCTAAAATAG
- a CDS encoding response regulator codes for MEAADTNTVLLVEGDTALRRVIAMGLRQQGMSVLEAASPQQARALLDQRPSLLVVDVDSGFASDRMLLPDLRAYDGLAATPAVVLAWDCSPDLREQMSSDGAAVCLAKPFDARRLFAEAEALLEAALQRRRVESVLLASVESLSSADGQKSAAVAEMAAEKLYAPAYTRPTETDEETRTSAPSIWPIVLALGLMIAVSGLLIHPALVALGIGVVLVSMLLWGFEPGARPGPA; via the coding sequence ATGGAAGCAGCTGATACAAATACTGTTCTCCTGGTAGAGGGAGATACGGCGCTGCGGCGCGTGATTGCGATGGGCTTGCGGCAGCAAGGCATGAGCGTGCTGGAGGCTGCTTCGCCCCAGCAGGCGCGCGCGCTGCTGGACCAGCGTCCATCGCTGCTGGTCGTTGATGTTGACAGCGGCTTTGCCAGTGACCGTATGCTGCTGCCGGACCTGCGGGCTTATGATGGGCTGGCGGCGACGCCTGCCGTCGTTCTGGCCTGGGATTGTTCGCCGGATTTGAGAGAGCAGATGAGCAGCGATGGCGCGGCGGTCTGTCTTGCCAAGCCTTTTGATGCCCGCCGTCTCTTTGCAGAGGCTGAGGCGCTGCTGGAGGCCGCCTTGCAGCGTCGGCGGGTCGAAAGCGTTCTTCTGGCGAGCGTTGAGAGCCTATCCTCCGCAGATGGTCAGAAGTCCGCAGCGGTTGCTGAAATGGCGGCTGAGAAACTCTATGCTCCTGCTTATACCAGGCCGACGGAGACCGATGAAGAAACGCGCACATCAGCGCCGAGTATCTGGCCGATTGTGCTGGCGCTGGGACTGATGATCGCGGTTAGCGGGCTGCTGATTCATCCGGCTCTGGTGGCGCTTGGGATTGGCGTTGTGCTGGTGTCTATGCTCCTGTGGGGATTTGAGCCGGGCGCGAGACCTGGCCCGGCGTGA
- a CDS encoding response regulator translates to METAFGGRRSRTQASESVLAQLPQEHQVLASVTSNMTSGFVLLDRRERITFANARAEDLLGLEAGALIDRPAFDFRKQLLSLAADPYLAEEELGRVWASDEEVVADLALAHAAVRWLRVRSFPVRDVPGDLLGWGMLLDDVTLERASEKVKAEALALAAHALKTPLAVMKGSATTLLAHSLRWDPEAQREMLQLIDEQCDQLHELVNGLLDVWRLDAGLLPINPTLIHLPELLEPLVDRWQKFSPQHRITLALPADLPSLMADRSRLEQVLNHVLDNAVKYSAGGEIAIEALAGEERIEITVADQGRGLMQDHLERIFDRFYRVPGEGEHIPGSGMGLAVAKAVVQAHGGSIWAASAGPGKGAVFHVALPLAAHRLSTVSAPIRPASGPLAPPTENIRLNRATDRQTILIVDNDPGIVRYVRANLEAQHYRVFSAADGSQAFQLVEREEPDLILVEAGMPGMDGFDLLGRLREFSTAPVVMLSARRGEDECVRALDLGAVDYLGKPFGMPELLARVRVALRRGGQPEQRSSQSALFSSGDLTIDFAQRQVRMAGRDVQLSRTEYKLLTVLAQHAGMVLTHELLLEKVWGPGYHREMDFIWVYIRRVRRKIEPDPSQPRYILTVPGVGYKLARPAQ, encoded by the coding sequence ATGGAGACCGCTTTCGGGGGAAGGAGATCAAGAACTCAGGCGTCGGAGAGCGTACTCGCGCAGCTTCCCCAGGAGCATCAGGTTCTTGCCAGCGTCACCAGCAATATGACGAGCGGCTTTGTGCTGCTGGACCGCCGGGAGCGCATTACCTTCGCCAACGCGCGCGCGGAGGATTTGCTGGGCCTGGAAGCAGGCGCGCTGATTGATCGCCCGGCGTTTGATTTTCGCAAGCAATTGCTTTCCCTGGCGGCTGATCCGTATCTGGCCGAAGAGGAGCTTGGTCGGGTCTGGGCCAGTGATGAGGAAGTGGTCGCTGATCTGGCGCTGGCGCACGCGGCGGTTCGCTGGCTGCGGGTGCGCAGTTTTCCGGTGCGCGATGTGCCCGGCGATCTGCTGGGCTGGGGCATGTTGCTGGATGATGTGACGCTGGAGCGCGCTTCAGAGAAGGTGAAGGCTGAGGCGCTGGCGCTGGCCGCTCACGCGCTCAAAACGCCCCTGGCGGTGATGAAAGGCTCGGCGACGACGCTGCTCGCTCATTCGCTGCGCTGGGATCCAGAGGCTCAGCGCGAGATGCTGCAATTGATTGATGAGCAGTGCGACCAGTTGCACGAACTGGTGAACGGTCTGCTCGATGTCTGGCGCCTGGATGCGGGCTTGCTGCCGATCAATCCAACGCTGATTCACTTGCCGGAACTGCTGGAACCGCTCGTGGATCGCTGGCAAAAGTTTTCCCCTCAACATCGCATAACGCTGGCATTACCTGCTGATCTTCCGTCGCTGATGGCTGATCGAAGCCGACTGGAGCAGGTCTTGAATCATGTGCTGGATAATGCGGTGAAGTATTCGGCGGGCGGTGAAATTGCCATTGAGGCGCTGGCTGGTGAAGAGCGAATTGAAATTACCGTTGCTGATCAGGGGCGTGGTCTTATGCAAGACCACCTGGAGCGCATTTTTGATCGCTTTTATCGTGTTCCTGGTGAGGGCGAGCATATCCCTGGCAGCGGGATGGGGTTAGCCGTCGCCAAAGCGGTGGTTCAGGCGCATGGCGGCAGCATCTGGGCAGCGTCGGCTGGCCCAGGAAAAGGTGCGGTCTTTCATGTAGCCTTACCGCTTGCGGCTCACCGCCTATCAACGGTTTCAGCGCCGATTCGCCCCGCGAGTGGCCCACTGGCCCCCCCCACTGAGAACATACGCCTGAATCGCGCTACTGACCGGCAAACCATCCTCATTGTAGATAACGACCCCGGCATTGTACGCTATGTGCGCGCCAACCTTGAGGCTCAGCATTATCGCGTCTTCTCCGCAGCCGATGGCTCGCAGGCATTCCAGCTTGTCGAGCGCGAGGAGCCTGATCTGATTCTTGTTGAGGCGGGGATGCCAGGCATGGACGGCTTTGATTTGTTGGGGCGCTTGCGTGAGTTTTCAACAGCGCCAGTGGTGATGCTCAGCGCGAGACGCGGAGAAGATGAATGTGTGCGGGCGCTCGATCTGGGCGCGGTAGATTATCTCGGCAAGCCGTTTGGGATGCCAGAACTGCTGGCGCGGGTGCGCGTGGCGCTGCGACGTGGCGGCCAGCCAGAGCAGCGCAGTTCGCAAAGCGCGCTGTTTTCGTCGGGCGATCTCACGATAGATTTTGCTCAACGCCAGGTACGGATGGCCGGACGGGATGTGCAACTGAGCCGGACGGAGTACAAGCTTTTGACGGTGCTTGCGCAGCACGCGGGAATGGTTCTGACTCACGAGTTGCTGCTGGAAAAGGTCTGGGGGCCAGGCTATCACCGCGAGATGGATTTTATCTGGGTCTATATTCGGCGCGTGCGGCGCAAGATCGAACCTGACCCCAGCCAGCCTCGCTACATTCTGACGGTTCCTGGAGTTGGCTATAAGCTGGCTCGCCCTGCACAGTGA
- a CDS encoding DUF3054 domain-containing protein, whose product MASKKQILPLTSAGHLWRLVGLIVGDVCMFLIFAGVGRASHHEAAGLDAFLLIVQTAAPFAIGWFVVAPFFGVYRESVAASARTMLARTALAWVCAWPVGLLLRWLFTQQAPPISFAIVVLIANLLFLSVWRGLFALLAHRSR is encoded by the coding sequence ATGGCCTCCAAAAAACAAATCTTGCCGCTCACAAGCGCCGGACACCTCTGGCGGTTGGTCGGTTTAATTGTTGGCGATGTCTGTATGTTCCTGATCTTTGCTGGGGTTGGCCGCGCCAGCCATCATGAGGCGGCAGGGCTTGATGCGTTTCTGCTGATCGTGCAAACGGCTGCGCCTTTTGCCATTGGCTGGTTTGTGGTCGCACCGTTCTTTGGCGTCTATCGGGAATCTGTCGCAGCCAGCGCCCGCACGATGCTGGCGCGAACGGCGCTGGCCTGGGTCTGTGCCTGGCCGGTGGGGCTGCTGCTGCGCTGGCTTTTTACACAGCAGGCTCCGCCAATCAGCTTTGCGATAGTTGTATTGATCGCCAATCTGCTCTTTCTGAGCGTCTGGCGTGGCCTGTTTGCGCTGCTGGCGCATCGCAGCCGCTAG
- a CDS encoding cytochrome c oxidase subunit 3, whose product MSIAHKEQPIGVSGEAAHETGRSLGWWGMVFFIASEALLFANLIAGYLYLRVRAGTWPPPGGPELESVFRNPVPLINTVILLGSSIPMIFAGRAIRRGHLRNVPWLILTTIVMGSTFLSLQAVEYINNGFSIGDGLVGSTFYTLTGFHGAHVTVGVIFLLVNFFRALRGQLSKEKHFSLQAGEMYWHFVDVVWIALFSLVYLL is encoded by the coding sequence ATGAGCATTGCCCATAAAGAACAGCCCATTGGTGTGAGCGGCGAGGCTGCCCACGAGACAGGGCGAAGCCTTGGCTGGTGGGGCATGGTCTTCTTTATCGCTTCCGAAGCCCTGCTTTTTGCTAATCTGATTGCTGGTTATCTTTACCTCCGCGTGCGGGCAGGCACCTGGCCGCCCCCTGGCGGGCCAGAGTTGGAAAGTGTTTTTAGAAATCCGGTGCCGCTCATCAACACGGTCATCCTGCTCGGCAGCAGCATCCCGATGATTTTTGCGGGGAGGGCTATTCGCAGAGGTCATCTGCGGAATGTCCCCTGGCTTATTCTGACAACGATTGTCATGGGTTCGACCTTTCTGAGCTTGCAGGCGGTAGAATATATCAACAACGGTTTTAGCATCGGGGATGGTCTGGTAGGTTCGACATTCTATACCCTGACCGGCTTTCACGGCGCGCACGTGACGGTTGGCGTGATTTTCCTGCTGGTCAACTTCTTCCGCGCGCTGCGGGGGCAACTCTCCAAAGAGAAGCACTTTTCGCTCCAGGCAGGCGAGATGTATTGGCACTTTGTTGATGTTGTCTGGATTGCTCTGTTCAGTCTTGTATATCTGCTCTAG
- a CDS encoding cytochrome c oxidase subunit 4 yields the protein MSQEHAQQVSDTAEQEDTVTPAGSYGAAKHHDAEEEHIHLPGPSYWPILLAAAMALTMVGLLIDISLAAVGLLLAFIFGIGWGMNWGLEGHQEAHVE from the coding sequence TTGTCACAAGAACATGCTCAACAAGTCAGCGATACTGCTGAACAAGAAGATACAGTGACTCCGGCTGGCTCATATGGGGCAGCCAAACACCACGACGCGGAAGAGGAGCATATCCATCTGCCCGGCCCCAGCTATTGGCCGATCCTGCTGGCGGCTGCGATGGCGCTCACGATGGTTGGGCTGCTGATTGATATTAGCCTTGCTGCTGTCGGGCTGCTGCTCGCCTTCATCTTTGGCATAGGCTGGGGAATGAATTGGGGGCTGGAGGGCCATCAAGAAGCACACGTAGAATAG